One Roseburia rectibacter DNA window includes the following coding sequences:
- a CDS encoding flagellar biosynthesis protein FlgM, translating to MSKEPIRIDLLIIKEENAEKVMKNEIGHIMRKYNVLEYKGPGDELSIDTFYKTLGYACLYKGYGKTIDEIPADELTVSLFREAYPRELFFELERKGYVLEEKYPGIYYVRGNILFPVQIVVISRLNRTMHSSLRILSANADIEDIRKFLEQTENMKTPRERNNIDAVLQASVSANYEIYQKVRRANGMCEALRELMKDEIEQDVARGEARGEMRGRAEGIVDTCCDLGLPEDAILERLQKKLNISLQTAQEYLQTFGKQIVKN from the coding sequence TTGAGTAAAGAACCGATCCGTATTGATCTTCTGATCATAAAAGAAGAAAATGCAGAAAAAGTGATGAAAAATGAAATCGGTCATATCATGCGAAAGTACAATGTGTTAGAATACAAAGGACCGGGAGATGAACTGTCGATAGACACCTTTTACAAAACACTTGGATATGCCTGCCTTTATAAAGGATATGGGAAAACAATCGATGAAATCCCGGCGGACGAACTGACCGTGTCATTGTTCCGTGAAGCATATCCAAGAGAACTGTTTTTTGAATTAGAACGAAAAGGATATGTACTGGAAGAAAAATATCCAGGTATTTATTACGTGAGAGGGAACATTTTATTCCCGGTGCAGATCGTGGTGATCAGCAGGTTGAACCGGACTATGCACAGCAGCCTAAGAATCTTATCTGCAAATGCCGATATAGAGGATATCAGGAAGTTTTTAGAACAGACAGAAAATATGAAGACACCGCGGGAGCGGAATAATATAGACGCAGTATTACAGGCAAGTGTCAGTGCGAATTATGAAATATATCAGAAGGTAAGGAGGGCGAATGGTATGTGCGAAGCATTACGGGAATTAATGAAAGATGAAATAGAGCAGGATGTAGCAAGAGGAGAAGCAAGAGGAGAAATGCGTGGCAGAGCGGAAGGAATTGTAGATACATGTTGTGATCTAGGGTTGCCAGAAGACGCTATTTTAGAGCGGTTGCAGAAAAAACTAAATATATCATTACAGACTGCCCAGGAATATCTCCAAACCTTTGGAAAACAGATCGTAAAAAATTAA
- a CDS encoding IS1380 family transposase, with the protein MSIVNTLALESNRQIKINFDGGDLSSDAGLLLIKEFISKLGIDKLLDKTFKTNDPALFRYHTDQKNLLQMIYMIIAGYFEDDASDELTNDPVFKSVLEKDALASQPTVSRFFNRMDEDTLNQFLAIARVLRKKIYSIQMPSAVILDLDSTLLDAYGRQEGRAFNFHYQSNGYHPLVCYDGMTGDLIKVQLRDGTQYSCTGVVDFLQPILDEYQNDYPAIRILLRGDSGFATPDLYKQCEENGTSYVIRLKENGLLREKASYFVDELNEITRNNKVDYAVVYGEFMYKAKSWPYERRVVCKVEKPENQMVYMYTFVVTNMDSAPEYLIKFYCKRGLMENFIKESKSGFDFASVSSHTRIVNANRLQVHALAYNIFNWFRRLALSANMRKQRIDTVRLKLLKIAAKVIRSARYITFKLCSSCPYKNEFYETLSNIGKLNVQLE; encoded by the coding sequence ATGAGTATTGTAAACACCTTAGCCTTAGAAAGCAATAGACAGATAAAAATAAATTTTGATGGAGGAGATCTCTCCTCCGATGCAGGTCTGCTTCTTATCAAAGAATTCATAAGCAAGCTTGGTATTGATAAGCTTTTAGACAAAACTTTCAAGACCAATGATCCTGCATTATTCAGATATCACACGGATCAGAAAAATCTGCTCCAGATGATATATATGATCATTGCCGGTTATTTCGAAGATGATGCTTCCGATGAACTGACCAATGATCCGGTATTCAAGTCTGTACTTGAAAAAGATGCGCTTGCATCACAGCCTACGGTATCGAGATTCTTTAACCGTATGGATGAAGATACCTTAAACCAGTTCCTTGCGATTGCCAGAGTGCTTCGGAAGAAAATTTACAGTATTCAGATGCCATCGGCTGTTATTCTGGATCTGGATTCCACCCTTCTTGATGCATACGGCAGACAGGAAGGCAGAGCCTTTAACTTTCATTATCAAAGCAATGGTTATCATCCGCTTGTCTGTTATGACGGAATGACTGGAGATCTGATAAAAGTACAGCTTCGTGATGGAACACAGTATTCCTGTACAGGAGTGGTTGACTTCCTGCAGCCGATACTGGATGAATACCAGAATGATTATCCTGCAATCCGTATTCTGCTTCGTGGTGATAGTGGTTTTGCGACTCCTGATCTTTATAAGCAGTGTGAAGAAAACGGCACAAGCTATGTGATCCGGCTGAAGGAGAATGGTCTTCTCCGTGAAAAAGCATCCTATTTTGTGGATGAACTTAATGAAATCACCAGAAATAACAAAGTGGATTATGCGGTAGTTTATGGTGAATTCATGTACAAAGCAAAGTCATGGCCTTATGAAAGGCGTGTGGTATGCAAGGTTGAAAAGCCGGAAAACCAGATGGTTTACATGTACACATTTGTTGTCACAAACATGGATTCCGCACCAGAGTATCTTATCAAATTTTACTGCAAGCGAGGTCTGATGGAAAACTTTATCAAAGAAAGCAAATCCGGTTTTGATTTTGCTTCCGTAAGCAGTCATACCAGAATCGTAAATGCAAACAGACTTCAGGTACACGCTCTTGCGTATAACATATTTAATTGGTTTAGACGATTGGCGTTATCAGCAAACATGCGAAAACAACGCATAGATACCGTCCGTTTAAAACTGCTGAAGATTGCTGCAAAAGTAATTCGTTCAGCAAGATATATCACATTCAAGCTGTGTAGCAGCTGCCCTTATAAGAATGAATTCTATGAGACACTTTCAAATATCGGTAAGCTGAATGTACAGCTGGAATAG